The proteins below come from a single Erinaceus europaeus chromosome 20, mEriEur2.1, whole genome shotgun sequence genomic window:
- the LOC132534988 gene encoding myosin IC heavy chain-like, translating into MQSPLYSDFTTARAAARSPRPSRAPRRTDLRSPPHLGRGPRTGRRRPRPPSPPAPASSPGAAATAGAHAGPALPSPETEAGRGGDGAAGKPTLVAAACPQPGGVRGPPDPARLRRGEEAPPPGAESAGSQR; encoded by the exons ATGCAGTCACCGTTATATTCAGATTTCACGACT GCCCGGGCCGCGGCGAGGAGCCCCCGGCCTTCCCGGGCGCCGCGGCGCACTGACCTGCGGTCGCCCCCGCACCTGGGCCGCGGCCCTCGCACTGGTCGTCGTCGCCCGCGCCCGCCGTCTCCGCCCGCCCCCGCCTCGTCCCCTGGCGCTGCCGCCACCGCCGGGGCTCATGCGGGACCCGCGCTTCCTTCTCCGGAGACCGAGGCCGGGAGAGGGGGCGACGGGGCCGCAGGAAAGCCCACGCTGGTCGCCGCCGCCTGTCCGCAGCCGGGAGGTGTGCGGGGTCCGCCCGACCCGGCCCGGCTGAGGCGCGGGGAGGAGGCGCCGCCGCCCGGGGCCGAGAGCGCCGGGTCTCAGAGATGA